A segment of the Allosaccharopolyspora coralli genome:
CGGCTCGGCCTCGCGGTCGTGCAGCGTCTTCGCCAGCGCCGTGGCCGCCTGCATCGCCTCCAGAGCCGGATTGACGTCGCCTTCCGTGCGCACCAGCGGCCAGCCGTCGACGGTCCACGGCGTGTGCACCGGCGCGTCCACGGTGAGTGCCGGGTCGGAGAGGTCGACGCCGACGACGACGATGACGCCGCGTGGCAGGACGAGGACGGCGTCGAGGGGACGCGGGCACCCGGGCGGCTGACAACCGAACACGCCGACTCCACCGAACACGCCCCGCCCGGCGCCCCACACCGTCAGCGACGTCCGGACGTCGGCGCCGACGGTGCTCGGTTCGTCGTCGAGCCGTATCAGCCGCATCGCGTCCTCCGTCCGCAGTCGCTCGCTGATCCGTACCGTAGCCGTCCCCGTGCCCGGAGCGGTCCAACCTCGAGGCTCGCCCGATCAGGTGAATTTGATCAGTGTTGTCGCCGCGTGTCGATGCCATCCGGGCCGACGCGACCGGAGGACCGCCGATCAGCGGTTTCGCATGATCGCCGAATCGCGGGCGGAGTCCCCGCACGGGCCCTTGAAGCGGACGAACAGGTCGTCCCTCGCTCGGCTGTCCTGGCGGAGCCCGGTGTTCGGCGTGCAGAATGAGACCACGCGTGATCCACTGTTCGCGTCGCGAGCTGAACGCCGCTGGGCGAGGTCGTAGGGGAAGACGTCCCTCGTCGAGACAGCGGAGGTCAGCAGTGACACGAGGCAGTGATCGTGGTCCAGCCACTGGTGTGGTCTACGTCCACTCGTCGCCGTCTGCGGTCTGCCCGCACGTCGAGTGGGCGATTTCCGGTGCTCTCGGCACGCGGGTCGACCTCAGCTGGACCGCTCAGTCGGCCGCGCCCGGCCAGTTGCGCGCGGAGTGTGTCTGGACGGGTGAGCCGGGGACCGGCGGGACGCTGGTGAGCGCGTTGCGTGCCTGGCCGATGCTGCGGTTCGAGGTGACCGAGGATCCGAGCGTCGGCGTCGACGGCGAACGCTACTGTCACGTGCCCGAACTCGGCCTCTGGCGGGCCGCGACCGGCGCGAACGGCGACATCATGGTCACCGAGGACCAGCTGCGCACTCTCGCGCTGACGAGTACCGGTCAGGAGTCGTTCGGTCACCGCGTCGAGCAGATGCTGGGCTCGGCGTGGGACGAGGCGCTGGAGCCGTTCCGCTGCGGGGGTGACGGGGCACCGGTGACCTGGTTGCACCGGGTCGGCTGACAGACCCCACCCTGCAGTTCCCCACCTCGCGGCTGTCCCCACCGCGGCGGGTACCGATGTGGGAAACTCGCACGGTGCCGTCGAGTTCCGCTCCGCGCCGTGGGCGCCTCTGGCCGTGGGCCGTGCCGGTGACGCTCGTGGTTCTCGTGGCCGCCGTCGGCGGCGGTCTCAGCGCTCGTGCACTCTACGGCGAGTCCGGGGCAGAACCTTCGGAGCCGAACTCCACGACGAGTGCTCCCGCGACGCAGGGTCGCCCGGGACCCGCGGTGGTCGAGTTGGCGCCGGGCGCGGCCGAGCATCCGGACCACCGCACGGTCCGGTCGATGCTGCAGATCCTGTTCTACTCGATCAACGCGAATCGTTACGACCAGTGGCGGACGACGGTCGTCGAGGAACGGCAA
Coding sequences within it:
- a CDS encoding DUF3145 domain-containing protein; its protein translation is MVYVHSSPSAVCPHVEWAISGALGTRVDLSWTAQSAAPGQLRAECVWTGEPGTGGTLVSALRAWPMLRFEVTEDPSVGVDGERYCHVPELGLWRAATGANGDIMVTEDQLRTLALTSTGQESFGHRVEQMLGSAWDEALEPFRCGGDGAPVTWLHRVG